One region of Culex pipiens pallens isolate TS chromosome 2, TS_CPP_V2, whole genome shotgun sequence genomic DNA includes:
- the LOC120420264 gene encoding uncharacterized protein LOC120420264 isoform X3 — MVKTRKEASVSLVGTTDPESLVQQVKLPTVGCVMKRFFFLLSSLNSVVFAINKTTSELLQVWQKTTIICQMHKNVARTIRNLLAELKMAQKDSYRDTERKRKWRIRMDQLLDVSLKKVIIEDPKVAEFLEDQRKERNFSLSSINEPQLYKRTKNEHKHAEEEEEQEATDVEHDFKPPPPKKIKKMQQRKSEPSKPEIITEDVAEALDRAKLSDRQALKIILPVMDAMGQDPADVPISRSTISRKRKHARKAIAQKIRKEFIPADPMVVHFDGKLLENPNGSGKVERLPTLVSWDGSEKLLGTPALVKGTGEEGGKSVYGLLRKWKCDKFIQGLCFDTTSVNTGRTNGIYILFLFTLSIRNFVF; from the exons ATGGTCAAGACACGCAAGGAGGCGTCCGTTTCGCTGGTCGGAACTACCGACCCGGAATCGTTGGTTCAACAGGTTAAGCTGCCGACGGTGGGGTGCgttatgaaaagatttttttttttgttaagctcGTTGAACTCCGTGGTGTTTGCTATAAATAAAACGACGTCCGAGCTTCTACAAGTATGGCAAAAAACCACTATTATTTGCCAGATGCACAAGAACGTGGCCAGGACCATACGGAATCTGCTTGCAGAGCTAAAAATGGCGCAAAAAGACTCTTATCGCGACACCGAAAGGAAGAGGAAGTGGAGAATAAGGATGGATCAATTGCTGGATGTATCCCTGAAAAAAGTTATCATTGAAGACCCGAAAGTTGCAGAATTTTTAGAAGATCAGAGAAAGGAGCGAAATTTTTCTTTATCAAGTATTAACGAGCCACAGCTGTACAAGAGAACTAAGAACGAACATAAGCacgcagaagaagaagaagaacaagAAGCTACAG ATGTTGAACATGATTTCaagccaccaccaccaaaaaagatcaaaaaaatgcaacaaagaaAGAGCGAACCATCCAAACCGGAAATTATAACGGAGGACGTTGCTGAAGCTTTGGATCGAGCAAAACTTTCCGATAGACAGGCATTAAAGATCATTTTACCGGTTATGGACGCTATGGGCCAAGATCCTGCCGACGTACCAATTTCAAGATCAACAATTAGCCGGAAGCGGAAACATGCGCGAAAAGCCATCGCCCAAAAAATTCGAAAGGAGTTTATTCCGGCTGACCCGATGGTAGTCCATTTTGACgggaaattgttggaaaatcCGAACGGGTCCGGAAAAGTTGAGCGATTACCGACACTAGTGTCTTGGGACGGATCCGAGAAATTACTCGGCACTCCAGCACTCGTCAAAGGCACAG GCGAAGAAGGAGGCAAATCAGTTTACGGATTGCTGCGTAAGTGGAAGTGCGATAAATTTATCCAAGGATTGTGTTTTGATACAACTAGTGTAAACACAGGACGAACTAAcggtatttatattttatttttgtttactttatcaattagaaattttgttttttaa
- the LOC120420264 gene encoding uncharacterized protein LOC120420264 isoform X2 → MVKTRKEASVSLVGTTDPESLVQQVKLPTVGCVMKRFFFLLSSLNSVVFAINKTTSELLQVWQKTTIICQMHKNVARTIRNLLAELKMAQKDSYRDTERKRKWRIRMDQLLDVSLKKVIIEDPKVAEFLEDQRKERNFSLSSINEPQLYKRTKNEHKHAEEEEEQEATDVEHDFKPPPPKKIKKMQQRKSEPSKPEIITEDVAEALDRAKLSDRQALKIILPVMDAMGQDPADVPISRSTISRKRKHARKAIAQKIRKEFIPADPMVVHFDGKLLENPNGSGKVERLPTLVSWDGSEKLLGTPALVKGTGEEGGKSVYGLLRKWKCDKFIQGLCFDTTSVNTGRTNGVCANLEKLLGRELLWLACRHHVLELLLSKAFCICFGPTTSPETNLFKVFKENWPLFKKNSPKPMRIKKHHQTFRDSTVRTLKSIREWPRDDYRELFDLTLFALGEKPHDFSWKAPGAVHHARWMSKLIYATKIFLLRKEGHLIGLKKEDEKKIERFVLFGSLIYTAAWAEAPLATEAAINDLMLWKNLQLFKKTDSEIGDAVSKVLERHLWYLSEDLLGMSLFSVKVI, encoded by the exons ATGGTCAAGACACGCAAGGAGGCGTCCGTTTCGCTGGTCGGAACTACCGACCCGGAATCGTTGGTTCAACAGGTTAAGCTGCCGACGGTGGGGTGCgttatgaaaagatttttttttttgttaagctcGTTGAACTCCGTGGTGTTTGCTATAAATAAAACGACGTCCGAGCTTCTACAAGTATGGCAAAAAACCACTATTATTTGCCAGATGCACAAGAACGTGGCCAGGACCATACGGAATCTGCTTGCAGAGCTAAAAATGGCGCAAAAAGACTCTTATCGCGACACCGAAAGGAAGAGGAAGTGGAGAATAAGGATGGATCAATTGCTGGATGTATCCCTGAAAAAAGTTATCATTGAAGACCCGAAAGTTGCAGAATTTTTAGAAGATCAGAGAAAGGAGCGAAATTTTTCTTTATCAAGTATTAACGAGCCACAGCTGTACAAGAGAACTAAGAACGAACATAAGCacgcagaagaagaagaagaacaagAAGCTACAG ATGTTGAACATGATTTCaagccaccaccaccaaaaaagatcaaaaaaatgcaacaaagaaAGAGCGAACCATCCAAACCGGAAATTATAACGGAGGACGTTGCTGAAGCTTTGGATCGAGCAAAACTTTCCGATAGACAGGCATTAAAGATCATTTTACCGGTTATGGACGCTATGGGCCAAGATCCTGCCGACGTACCAATTTCAAGATCAACAATTAGCCGGAAGCGGAAACATGCGCGAAAAGCCATCGCCCAAAAAATTCGAAAGGAGTTTATTCCGGCTGACCCGATGGTAGTCCATTTTGACgggaaattgttggaaaatcCGAACGGGTCCGGAAAAGTTGAGCGATTACCGACACTAGTGTCTTGGGACGGATCCGAGAAATTACTCGGCACTCCAGCACTCGTCAAAGGCACAG GCGAAGAAGGAGGCAAATCAGTTTACGGATTGCTGCGTAAGTGGAAGTGCGATAAATTTATCCAAGGATTGTGTTTTGATACAACTAGTGTAAACACAGGACGAACTAAcg gaGTATGTGCCAATCTTGAAAAATTGCTAGGACGAGAGCTACTCTGGCTAGCTTGTCGGCATCATGTGTTAGAATTGCTGCTATCTAAGGCCTTTTGCATCTGTTTTGGACCCACAACATCGCCGGAAACTAACCTTTTCAAGGTATTCAAAGAAAACTGGCCTCTGTTTAAGAAGAATTCACCGAAACCTATGCGAATCAAAAAACATCATCAAACTTTTCGAGATTCCACGGTGCGAACTCTTAAGTCCATCCGAGAATGGCCGAGGGATGATTATCGCGAGTTGTTTGATCTAACTTTGTTTGCTTTGGGGGAAAAGCCGCACGATTTTTCTTGGAAAGCGCCGGGAGCGGTGCACCACGCGCGATGGATGAGCAAATTGATTTATGCCACAAAAATATTCTTGCTTCGAAAAGAAGGACATTTGATTGGACTAAAGAAAGAAGATGAGAAAAAAATCGAGCGGTTTGTTCTGTTTGGTTCGCTCATCTACACAGCAGCTTGGGCAGAAGCACCACTGGCGAcggaagcagccatcaacgaTCTGATGCTGTGGAAGAACCTTCAGTTATTCAAAAAGACTGATTCCGAAATCGGTGACGCCGTAAGCAAGGTACTTGAAAGACACCTCTGGTACTTATCGGAGGATCTGCTCGGCATGTCTCTGTTTTCTGTAAaggtaatttaa
- the LOC120420264 gene encoding uncharacterized protein LOC120420264 isoform X1 produces MVKTRKEASVSLVGTTDPESLVQQVKLPTVGCVMKRFFFLLSSLNSVVFAINKTTSELLQVWQKTTIICQMHKNVARTIRNLLAELKMAQKDSYRDTERKRKWRIRMDQLLDVSLKKVIIEDPKVAEFLEDQRKERNFSLSSINEPQLYKRTKNEHKHAEEEEEQEATDVEHDFKPPPPKKIKKMQQRKSEPSKPEIITEDVAEALDRAKLSDRQALKIILPVMDAMGQDPADVPISRSTISRKRKHARKAIAQKIRKEFIPADPMVVHFDGKLLENPNGSGKVERLPTLVSWDGSEKLLGTPALVKGTGEEGGKSVYGLLRKWKCDKFIQGLCFDTTSVNTGRTNGVCANLEKLLGRELLWLACRHHVLELLLSKAFCICFGPTTSPETNLFKVFKENWPLFKKNSPKPMRIKKHHQTFRDSTVRTLKSIREWPRDDYRELFDLTLFALGEKPHDFSWKAPGAVHHARWMSKLIYATKIFLLRKEGHLIGLKKEDEKKIERFVLFGSLIYTAAWAEAPLATEAAINDLMLWKNLQLFKKTDSEIGDAVSKVLERHLWYLSEDLLGMSLFSVKLSHREKDEIVRAMKAKTASAERSVTGNKSVINTKNPSLADFATQRSLLFFTKMEIEASFMESPSATWQQNLNFQNGEKRVKQLMIVNDLAERGVKLCEEYCKILTKDDEEREFIMQVVEKNRKSISTDCTKKELMLALKSA; encoded by the exons ATGGTCAAGACACGCAAGGAGGCGTCCGTTTCGCTGGTCGGAACTACCGACCCGGAATCGTTGGTTCAACAGGTTAAGCTGCCGACGGTGGGGTGCgttatgaaaagatttttttttttgttaagctcGTTGAACTCCGTGGTGTTTGCTATAAATAAAACGACGTCCGAGCTTCTACAAGTATGGCAAAAAACCACTATTATTTGCCAGATGCACAAGAACGTGGCCAGGACCATACGGAATCTGCTTGCAGAGCTAAAAATGGCGCAAAAAGACTCTTATCGCGACACCGAAAGGAAGAGGAAGTGGAGAATAAGGATGGATCAATTGCTGGATGTATCCCTGAAAAAAGTTATCATTGAAGACCCGAAAGTTGCAGAATTTTTAGAAGATCAGAGAAAGGAGCGAAATTTTTCTTTATCAAGTATTAACGAGCCACAGCTGTACAAGAGAACTAAGAACGAACATAAGCacgcagaagaagaagaagaacaagAAGCTACAG ATGTTGAACATGATTTCaagccaccaccaccaaaaaagatcaaaaaaatgcaacaaagaaAGAGCGAACCATCCAAACCGGAAATTATAACGGAGGACGTTGCTGAAGCTTTGGATCGAGCAAAACTTTCCGATAGACAGGCATTAAAGATCATTTTACCGGTTATGGACGCTATGGGCCAAGATCCTGCCGACGTACCAATTTCAAGATCAACAATTAGCCGGAAGCGGAAACATGCGCGAAAAGCCATCGCCCAAAAAATTCGAAAGGAGTTTATTCCGGCTGACCCGATGGTAGTCCATTTTGACgggaaattgttggaaaatcCGAACGGGTCCGGAAAAGTTGAGCGATTACCGACACTAGTGTCTTGGGACGGATCCGAGAAATTACTCGGCACTCCAGCACTCGTCAAAGGCACAG GCGAAGAAGGAGGCAAATCAGTTTACGGATTGCTGCGTAAGTGGAAGTGCGATAAATTTATCCAAGGATTGTGTTTTGATACAACTAGTGTAAACACAGGACGAACTAAcg gaGTATGTGCCAATCTTGAAAAATTGCTAGGACGAGAGCTACTCTGGCTAGCTTGTCGGCATCATGTGTTAGAATTGCTGCTATCTAAGGCCTTTTGCATCTGTTTTGGACCCACAACATCGCCGGAAACTAACCTTTTCAAGGTATTCAAAGAAAACTGGCCTCTGTTTAAGAAGAATTCACCGAAACCTATGCGAATCAAAAAACATCATCAAACTTTTCGAGATTCCACGGTGCGAACTCTTAAGTCCATCCGAGAATGGCCGAGGGATGATTATCGCGAGTTGTTTGATCTAACTTTGTTTGCTTTGGGGGAAAAGCCGCACGATTTTTCTTGGAAAGCGCCGGGAGCGGTGCACCACGCGCGATGGATGAGCAAATTGATTTATGCCACAAAAATATTCTTGCTTCGAAAAGAAGGACATTTGATTGGACTAAAGAAAGAAGATGAGAAAAAAATCGAGCGGTTTGTTCTGTTTGGTTCGCTCATCTACACAGCAGCTTGGGCAGAAGCACCACTGGCGAcggaagcagccatcaacgaTCTGATGCTGTGGAAGAACCTTCAGTTATTCAAAAAGACTGATTCCGAAATCGGTGACGCCGTAAGCAAGGTACTTGAAAGACACCTCTGGTACTTATCGGAGGATCTGCTCGGCATGTCTCTGTTTTCTGTAAag CTCTCACATCGCGAAAAAGACGAAATTGTCAGGGCCATGAAGGCGAAAACCGCCAGCGCCGAACGATCTGTAACCGGCAACAAAAGTGTTATAAACACCAAGAACCCATCTTTGGCCGACTTTGCAACCCAGAGATCTTTGTTGTTTTTTACCAAGATGGAGATAGAAGCATCATTTATGGAAAGCCCATCAGCGACATGGCAGCAAAATTTGAACTTCCAGAATGGCGAAAAACGTGTGAAACAACTGATGATCGTTAATGACCTGGCTGAGAGGGGCGTCAAATTGTGTGAAGAATACTGCAAAATTTTAACCAAAGATGACGAAGAGAGAGAGTTCATTATGCAAGTTGTTGAGAAAAATCGAAAGTCCATCAGCACAGATTGCACAAAAAAGGAACTCATGCTTGCATTGAAGAGTGCATGA